A window of the Spirochaeta lutea genome harbors these coding sequences:
- the lnt gene encoding apolipoprotein N-acyltransferase, translating into MKRLYFYAAVTITLVELFFCFFGPIAFNSKPAILITPASSRSTAALPLQESEAAIQEGLAASGSFLITTPRMAAEQITMKQDHTDLVVTHGDYLAHAKDQGIERVVSLTLDTEPNTEYYRATIILWNSILGEAVKTLTLSSPGYYDLPRQIRSQMPQLIQSPGGLTLFDWLILLFFLGQIYAAWRLRTSQYFDTSPVDLLRSRLTTPTLGWRARRLRMDPPPTLEGLGSAAFWRAGSLSTPSSKPSATSVPTPEQAITTVRHRIRTKITDSGVLVEVLLGFGGILLLFAWIYALNANMDYVRRFITLESSFRIGKTVTEAQTEALLRFGPLLLLNTLAYLLPRLSPRILPRLWFFQSRKQPGPSTPRRKRLPKSNLGNTLFGFLSGSPSGFSHLDNWLVRINRSYTSQVAGLRPLWIAVSGYRLPLTILSALLYSLAFPSESSLSGLPLIAWIALIPLFWVIKTSSFTQTVFYGTLFGVMQGIMINYWHSTFGIIALPLSAVATAFGFFIYMVILGGLRNLVYSPRVLGRHDWILLPLSWVVFDYIRSLGFAGYPWGYIGVSQYLFPRITQLADLTGIWGISFLVVLFNAVIAHVLLPYPTRKTPWANLPHIPITARRRLPILTITVLLVCTLIYGQIRLATFEPLGDTIHIGQGDSTLQPSEPDSSLSLYLIQQNTDPRKHSTQHTLSRLSNLSATAPAHSVIVWPEGAIPPGVPTQSAQTGGSPPPSYLPNQYLLSGATTTGPEAHNTALYLNPEGKILSQYHKIKLVPITEHIPTDSIWSLLTPLFLPFHPHHLSPGTDYQLHSMDDWSVATPICFEDTFPDHIRQFVRKGADLILVLSNDYWSLTPVQSMQHTIHASFRSIETRTPMVRATTSGLSGVIDYTGQLLEPSIGFYTEGTLSVTLENPTVPEATLQTLYLSWGDWLPIAALIVFSAICLVVLLLRTSEVLLGIRRYWAAGNQNLSR; encoded by the coding sequence ATGAAACGCCTCTACTTCTACGCAGCTGTCACTATTACCCTGGTGGAGCTTTTTTTCTGTTTTTTCGGTCCAATCGCCTTTAACAGTAAACCCGCTATTCTCATTACTCCGGCCAGCAGTCGGAGTACGGCAGCCCTGCCGCTCCAGGAATCGGAGGCGGCCATCCAAGAAGGTCTAGCTGCCAGCGGCTCCTTCCTGATCACAACCCCGCGTATGGCAGCAGAGCAGATCACCATGAAGCAGGATCATACCGATCTTGTTGTTACCCATGGTGATTACCTCGCCCATGCAAAGGACCAGGGCATCGAACGGGTCGTATCCCTTACTCTGGACACCGAGCCGAACACGGAGTACTACCGCGCTACTATAATCCTTTGGAACAGCATATTAGGGGAAGCGGTCAAAACCCTCACCCTTTCTTCCCCTGGCTACTACGATTTACCCAGGCAAATCCGTTCCCAGATGCCCCAGCTCATACAGTCCCCAGGAGGCCTCACCCTATTCGACTGGCTCATCCTTCTCTTTTTCCTCGGCCAAATCTACGCCGCTTGGCGTCTACGGACCAGCCAGTACTTCGATACAAGTCCGGTAGATTTATTACGCAGCAGACTCACCACCCCAACCCTGGGTTGGAGGGCACGCCGGCTTCGCATGGACCCTCCCCCAACCCTGGAAGGACTCGGCTCAGCTGCCTTCTGGCGCGCCGGCTCCCTTAGCACACCGTCCTCGAAACCCTCCGCAACCTCCGTCCCAACCCCAGAACAAGCCATTACCACCGTCCGGCACCGTATCCGTACAAAGATTACGGACAGCGGTGTTTTAGTGGAAGTGCTCCTAGGATTCGGGGGAATTCTTCTGCTCTTTGCCTGGATTTATGCCCTCAACGCCAACATGGATTACGTAAGACGATTTATTACCCTCGAGTCCAGTTTCCGAATCGGTAAGACAGTAACAGAGGCCCAGACCGAAGCCCTCTTACGCTTCGGTCCCCTGCTCCTCCTGAATACCCTCGCCTACTTACTGCCCAGGCTCAGCCCGCGAATCCTGCCCAGGCTATGGTTTTTCCAGAGCCGCAAACAACCCGGGCCCTCCACACCGCGAAGAAAACGGCTCCCCAAATCGAACCTCGGTAACACATTGTTTGGATTTCTCAGCGGCTCCCCATCCGGGTTTTCCCACCTGGATAACTGGTTGGTTCGAATCAACCGTAGCTATACAAGCCAGGTTGCCGGTTTACGACCCCTCTGGATCGCCGTTTCCGGATACCGGCTTCCCCTCACCATCCTTTCCGCCCTACTCTACAGCCTTGCCTTCCCTTCGGAATCCAGCCTCAGCGGCCTTCCGCTCATAGCCTGGATCGCCCTGATCCCACTCTTCTGGGTAATCAAAACCAGCTCCTTCACCCAAACAGTGTTCTACGGAACCCTTTTCGGCGTTATGCAGGGAATTATGATTAATTATTGGCACAGCACCTTCGGTATCATCGCCCTCCCCCTCTCCGCCGTAGCCACAGCCTTCGGCTTCTTCATATATATGGTGATTTTAGGCGGCTTGCGGAACCTGGTGTATTCCCCCAGGGTTCTCGGACGGCATGACTGGATACTGCTTCCCCTCTCCTGGGTTGTATTCGACTACATCAGAAGTCTCGGATTTGCCGGCTACCCCTGGGGTTACATCGGGGTGAGCCAATACCTCTTCCCCCGGATCACCCAACTGGCAGATCTGACGGGGATCTGGGGAATCAGCTTCCTGGTAGTCTTATTCAATGCTGTTATCGCCCATGTACTGTTGCCCTACCCCACGCGGAAAACACCCTGGGCAAACCTCCCCCACATCCCCATCACGGCCCGGCGTCGACTACCCATCCTTACCATAACAGTCCTGCTTGTATGCACCCTCATCTACGGCCAGATACGACTCGCCACCTTTGAACCTCTGGGCGATACCATCCATATCGGGCAGGGGGATTCAACTCTGCAGCCCTCAGAACCTGATTCATCCCTATCGTTATACCTGATACAGCAAAACACAGACCCCAGAAAGCATAGTACCCAACACACCCTTTCAAGATTATCAAACCTCAGCGCAACAGCCCCGGCACATAGCGTCATCGTTTGGCCGGAAGGAGCCATCCCCCCCGGCGTCCCCACCCAATCCGCCCAAACCGGCGGGTCCCCGCCCCCCAGTTACCTGCCTAATCAGTATCTTCTCTCAGGGGCAACAACCACCGGCCCGGAGGCACATAATACAGCCCTGTATCTGAACCCGGAGGGAAAGATCCTTAGCCAATACCATAAAATAAAGCTCGTGCCGATTACAGAGCATATTCCAACAGACAGCATCTGGAGCCTGCTCACCCCCCTTTTCCTCCCCTTTCACCCCCATCATCTAAGCCCCGGAACGGACTACCAGCTGCACAGTATGGATGATTGGTCGGTAGCCACGCCAATCTGTTTTGAAGACACCTTTCCGGATCATATCCGTCAATTTGTCCGAAAAGGCGCGGACCTTATACTTGTATTAAGTAACGACTATTGGAGCCTCACTCCGGTTCAGTCCATGCAACACACCATCCACGCCAGCTTCCGAAGCATCGAAACCCGCACTCCCATGGTCCGGGCCACTACCAGCGGTCTTTCCGGCGTCATCGATTATACCGGTCAGCTACTTGAACCATCCATCGGCTTCTACACCGAAGGAACCCTATCGGTTACCCTGGAGAATCCAACTGTTCCGGAAGCCACCCTTCAGACCCTCTATCTATCCTGGGGTGATTGGCTCCCCATAGCAGCGCTCATTGTATTCTCCGCCATCTGCCTCGTTGTGCTACTTCTCAGGACGAGCGAAGTTCTCCTGGGCATCCGCCGCTACTGGGCAGCAGGAAACCAGAATCTCAGCAGATAG